DNA sequence from the Candidatus Zixiibacteriota bacterium genome:
TCGGGAGGCGGCAAATCGGCGACGCATTCTGATGATGGCCGCGTTGAGCGCGGCCATAGTGGCGGTTCTTGTTGTCCCCGGCTTGATTGCCCTGCGCCACGTCGATTCGCCCTGGAACCTGCGCTGGGAGGACACCGTCCAGTTCTCCGCCGCCATCTCCGATCTGTTTGTGCCGACGACCCAGACCAGTCTGGTGGCACAGTGGTTGCACTTGGAGGGCGGGTTTGCGCCGGGGCTGAGCAGCGAGATCTTTCTGGGGTGGATTCTATTGGCAGCGACCGTGGCGGTCATCGTCTTGTTGCGACGACACGCGCCGTGGCGTTGGCTTGTGCTTGCCGCCGTCTTCCTGATCTTGTCCCTGGGACCGACGTTGAAGATCAGCGGGCGGTATCTGTTCGATGGCATCATGCCGTATCGCTGGCTGTTTGACACCGTTCCCTATCTCGGTTTGTCGCGCACCCCGGGGCGGCTGGCGATGCTGGGACATTTGTGTTTGGTGGTCTTCTGCGCGTGTGGTTTCGCCATCTGGCGGGCGCAGCATCCTGGACTCGACCGCGCGTTGCGACGTGTGCCAGTGGCGATCATCGCCACACTGGTCCTAATCGTGGGGCTCTTCTTGGAATACACGCGCACCAGCATCCGGCTGTGGGAGATGACGGTTCCCCCGATCTACCAGCAGGTGGCGAGCGATCCTTCAATCCGCGCCATCTATGATGGGCCGATCGCCGCCTCCAGCCAGATCTGCAATCGCTACATGTACTGGCAGACGTTTCACGGCAAGAAATCGGCCAATGGATACATCACACACCGATCCCGCAAGGCGTGGACGCTGTTTGACCGCATGAGCCAGTGGCGTCAATTCGGCGATGCCGAGCGGGCGGAATTGCGTACCGCCGGTATCGACGCGATGGTGTGGCACGAGGAGTCGGGGGAGACGCGGCTGATCCGGCTTCCGTAGCTGCGGGTGGACTGCAATCTGGCACGCATTCAATCCACGTAGGGGCGACCCGCCGGGTCGCCCATGGGCGAGGCAACGCCTCGCCCCTACATAGTTCATGAAGAGATCACACGTGCGCGCCGTTGCCGTTCTCGAGGCGCCCATCGCGCAAATGGAGGGTGCGTTCGCTGCGCATGGGGAGATTGGGATCGTGGGTGATGATCATGATCGTGTGCCCGGCCTTCCACAGCTCCTCAAAGAGGTCGACGATCTCCCGCCCGGAGGCGGTGTCGAGGTTTCCGGTCGGCTCATCGGCCAGGATCAATGAGGGATTGTTGGCCAGCGCGCGCGCAATGGCGCAACGCTGCATCTGACCGCCGGAGAGCTCGGTGGGCTTGTGCCCGGTGCGATCGCCGAGGCCGACCCGTTCCAGCACTGCCAGCGCGCGGTGACGTCGCTCCTTGGCCTTGATCCCGCGAAAGACCAGAGGCAACTCGACGTTTTCCAGCGCGGTCGCATAGGGCAGCAGATTGAAGTTCTGAAAGACGAAACCGATCTCCTGATTGCGGATCTCCGCCAGACGGTTGACCGACAACTTGTGCACCGGCTCGTCGTTGAAATCATACGTGCCATCGGTCGGCACATCGAGACAGCCGATGATGTTCATCAGGGTCGATTTCCCCGAGCCGCTGGGGCCGACCAGCGTGACGAATTCGCCGCGCCGCAGAACCAAGTCGACGCCGCGCAATGCCTCCACCTGCACTTTGCCGGTGTCGTAGGTCTTGCGCACATCCGATAGCGTGATGATGTTGCCGTTCTGTGTCATATCGTTCATTCCTCTGAACAAAGTCCGACGTTGGATGGCGGGCGCATTGCCATGCGCCCCTACAAACGAATCCCGTTGACGGATGTAGGGTGGGCTCCCCTCGGCTTCGCTCGGGACAAGCCGCCCGCCGTATTCCTGTTATTCATATCGCAACGTCTCCGCCGGGTTCAGTCGCGCCGCCTTGCGGGCGGGGAAATACCCCGATGCCAGGCCGATCAGCGCCAGAATCGAGATCGTGATCAGACCGATCGGCACGGAGATGGTTGGGTTACCGAGCCAGGCCATCGCCGATTTCGGATCGCGGGGCACGAGTGCCGACAGGTCGCAGACCAATTGCGAGACGAAGATCCCGATCGCCCCGCCGCTGAAGCAGATCAACAGCGCTTCCAGCAGCACCTGGGCGGAGATCGTCCTCGGCTTGGCGCCGAGCGCCATCTTGATGCCGATCTCCTTGGTGCGCTCGCGGATGACGACATACATGATGTTGGCCACGCCGACACCGGCGATGAGCAGCGTCATGCCGCCGATGATGCCCATGAAGATCTGCATCCCCAGCATCATGTTGCGCATCTCTCGACGTCCTTTGATGGTATCCCAGATGGAGAGCGCCTGCTTGTCGGTCGGGTCGAACTTCTGCCGCGCACCCATCACCTGATACATGCGGCTCTTGACCACCTCGGCGAGCTGGTCCGACTGCGGCTGGACGACCAGGTTGCTCAGGTACTTGTTGCCGAAGAGCGAATGGAACGTTGTGGCCGGGATCGAGGCCTTGTCGACGTCCGGGCCGCCGTACATTTCCATTTGTTGTTTGTTTTGGCCGACGCCGATCACCGTGAAGGGGACAGAGGCCAGCATGACGGTCTGTCCCACGGGGTCCTCATCTCCGAAGAGCTTCGTGGCCAGTTCATAGCCGAGGAAGATCACGCGCCGCTTCAGCTCCATGTCGGACTCGTTCAAGTAGCGGCCGCCGGCGGTCGGATAGTGCGACCGCATCTCCTGGTAGGTCGGGTATTCACCGCAAACATGTTGGGAAAGAACCTTTTGCCCCCGCACCAGATCGACGCCCCAATTGGAGTACTCCGCGCCGATGCGCTCGATCTCGGGGATACTCTGCTTGAGGACGTCCACGTCCTCGGGCAGAAAACGGATCCGTCGGCCGCGCGGCAGCCCTTGGTACGGGATCGAGGTCTGGCCCCCCCAGGCGATGATGATCGTCTCCCCCAGACCGCGGCTGTTGCGATCCAATTGCGTACGCAGTCCTTCGCCGAACGCCAGAAGCAGGAGGATCGACATCGTCCCCCAGACGATCGCCGCCACGGTCAACGCCGCGCGCTTTTTCTGCTTCCGCAACTCGGCCCAGAAGTACTTGAGGAAGATCACGGCGCCCATACAGTTCCTGCTTACAGTTCCCGCGCAGGGGCCACACCGTTGTCACCCCGAGCGGAGCGAGGGGTCTGCTGTTGGGGACGTCCCCAAGAGAACAGCAGATGCCTCGCTGCGCTCGGCATGACAGTTGGGGCGATTGGGTCCTGAACTGTCACGAACCACCCTTACAGCCGCAACGCCTCGATCGGATTGCAGCGTGCCGCCCGTCGCGCGGGGAAATACCCCGCCACCAACCCGATCAGTGCCAGCACCGACAGCGCCGCCACCGCCACCGAGGTGGAGATGGTCGGCGTACCGATGTAATCCTCGATCTTGAAGCTGGGCACGATCGACACGACACCCCAGGCAAACAGAAAGCCCAACAGTCCACCGACCGCGGTCAGCATCAGCGTCTCGAACACGAACTGACCCATGATGAACCGCGGCTTGGCGCCGATCGCCATCTTGATGCCGATCTCCTTGGTGCGCTCCTCGACCACGACGTTCATGATGTTCGAGATGCTGATTCCGCCCACGATCAGCGTGAAGGCGCCGATCACGCCCAGAAAGATGCGGAAGGCGACGAAGAAGACGCCGAAGAACTGCTCCTGCTCGGTCGTGTCCCACAGGGCGAGCGCCTCTTTGTCGTCGGGGTCGAACTTGTACTTGGTGCCGAGGACCTTGTAGACCCCCTTCTTCACGCTCTCGGTGCGGCTGGGATCGTCGGCGCGGAAGACGATGTTGTTGACATACTCCCGCCCGTACATCGCCTGAAAGGTCGTCGAGGGAATGAAGGCACGACGGGTGTCGCGGCCGCTGTAGGAGGAATCCTGCTTCTTTTCGATCATCACGCCGACGACGGTGAAGGGGACGCCGTTGATGAAGACGATCCGTCCGACCGCCGGCTCATCGCCGAAGAGGTCTTTCTTCAATTCCGGGCCGATGAAGATGACGCGGCGGCGACCGGCCATGTCCTCGTCATTGAAGAAGCGCGATTCGGCGTTGGGGATGACATTACGCATCCCGGCATACTCGGGCCAGCATCCGGAAATCTGGATCAGCTTCTCGAC
Encoded proteins:
- a CDS encoding ABC transporter ATP-binding protein, whose protein sequence is MNDMTQNGNIITLSDVRKTYDTGKVQVEALRGVDLVLRRGEFVTLVGPSGSGKSTLMNIIGCLDVPTDGTYDFNDEPVHKLSVNRLAEIRNQEIGFVFQNFNLLPYATALENVELPLVFRGIKAKERRHRALAVLERVGLGDRTGHKPTELSGGQMQRCAIARALANNPSLILADEPTGNLDTASGREIVDLFEELWKAGHTIMIITHDPNLPMRSERTLHLRDGRLENGNGAHV
- a CDS encoding ABC transporter permease, translated to MGAVIFLKYFWAELRKQKKRAALTVAAIVWGTMSILLLLAFGEGLRTQLDRNSRGLGETIIIAWGGQTSIPYQGLPRGRRIRFLPEDVDVLKQSIPEIERIGAEYSNWGVDLVRGQKVLSQHVCGEYPTYQEMRSHYPTAGGRYLNESDMELKRRVIFLGYELATKLFGDEDPVGQTVMLASVPFTVIGVGQNKQQMEMYGGPDVDKASIPATTFHSLFGNKYLSNLVVQPQSDQLAEVVKSRMYQVMGARQKFDPTDKQALSIWDTIKGRREMRNMMLGMQIFMGIIGGMTLLIAGVGVANIMYVVIRERTKEIGIKMALGAKPRTISAQVLLEALLICFSGGAIGIFVSQLVCDLSALVPRDPKSAMAWLGNPTISVPIGLITISILALIGLASGYFPARKAARLNPAETLRYE
- a CDS encoding ABC transporter permease, with product MPLGVFITQLWRDVRSQKMRTTLTVFGILWGTASVVLLLAFGKGIHASQQAAFRGLGEYIVIMWPGRTSKVYQGLARNRVIRFREDDARLLKAQVPHMGNISAEYMLWDAKARVGKVEKLIQISGCWPEYAGMRNVIPNAESRFFNDEDMAGRRRVIFIGPELKKDLFGDEPAVGRIVFINGVPFTVVGVMIEKKQDSSYSGRDTRRAFIPSTTFQAMYGREYVNNIVFRADDPSRTESVKKGVYKVLGTKYKFDPDDKEALALWDTTEQEQFFGVFFVAFRIFLGVIGAFTLIVGGISISNIMNVVVEERTKEIGIKMAIGAKPRFIMGQFVFETLMLTAVGGLLGFLFAWGVVSIVPSFKIEDYIGTPTISTSVAVAALSVLALIGLVAGYFPARRAARCNPIEALRL